One genomic segment of Campylobacter sp. includes these proteins:
- a CDS encoding DNA adenine methylase, with product MNYIGSKFSLLGFLDESISSVVGGDLSNLTFCDMFAGTGVVGTYFKNCVKKLIANDIEPYSYALNNHYIKNDLDENNLENLVNKYANLPPKKGKIFEFYAPGGGNGRQYFSDENACRIDAIRQGISELKPDSNEYFAMIASLLESADMVANTASVYGAFLKIFKKTAIKPLNFRLAKFTPPLRQNEVYMADANKLIEKISGDILYLDPPYNHREYGANYHLLNTITLYDDFVPRGKTGLREYQKSLWCKKRTAIMVFEDLIKKANFKYIFLSYNNEGLMSEVQIREILSRYGRYDLVKRQYQRFRADKEQNRNHKANSTLEYLHILEKF from the coding sequence ATGAACTATATTGGCTCAAAATTTTCATTGCTCGGTTTTTTGGATGAGAGTATAAGCTCGGTCGTGGGTGGCGATTTATCTAATTTAACGTTTTGTGATATGTTCGCGGGTACGGGCGTAGTCGGTACATACTTTAAAAATTGTGTTAAAAAGTTAATCGCAAACGATATAGAGCCTTATAGCTACGCTTTAAATAACCACTATATAAAAAATGACTTAGACGAAAACAACTTAGAAAATTTAGTAAATAAATACGCTAATTTACCACCTAAAAAAGGTAAAATTTTTGAATTTTATGCACCTGGCGGCGGCAATGGACGACAATATTTTAGTGATGAAAACGCATGCAGAATCGATGCAATTAGACAAGGAATTTCAGAGCTTAAGCCTGACTCAAATGAGTATTTCGCTATGATTGCGAGCCTGCTTGAAAGCGCCGATATGGTGGCGAATACGGCGTCCGTTTACGGTGCATTTTTAAAAATTTTTAAAAAAACGGCCATAAAACCTCTAAATTTTCGTTTGGCAAAATTTACGCCACCATTGCGGCAAAATGAAGTGTATATGGCAGATGCAAATAAACTAATCGAGAAAATTTCTGGCGATATTTTATATCTTGACCCTCCGTATAATCATCGCGAATACGGAGCAAATTACCATTTGCTAAATACGATTACGCTCTATGACGACTTCGTGCCGCGCGGTAAAACGGGATTAAGAGAGTATCAAAAATCACTTTGGTGCAAAAAGCGAACGGCGATTATGGTATTTGAGGATTTGATCAAAAAAGCAAATTTTAAATATATTTTTTTAAGCTACAACAATGAAGGTCTTATGAGCGAGGTGCAGATTCGAGAAATTTTAAGCAGATATGGCAGATATGATTTAGTAAAGAGGCAGTACCAAAGGTTTCGTGCCGATAAGGAGCAAAACCGCAATCATAAGGCAAACTCTACTCTAGAATATCTGCATATTTTAGAGAAATTTTAA
- the hsrA gene encoding homeostatic response regulator transcription factor HsrA, whose product MRILIVEDEVTLNKTIAEGLMEFGYQTDTSESFKDAEYYIGIRNYDLVLTDWMLADGNGIDLIALVKQKSARTSVVVLSAKDDKESEIKALRAGADDFIKKPFDFDVLVARLEARLRFGGSNIIKIDDLIIDPDEEKITYLGQEIELKGKPFEVLTHLARHSDQIVSKEQLLDAIWEEPELVTPNVIEVAINQIRQKMDKPLNISTIETVRRRGYRFCFPQKA is encoded by the coding sequence ATGAGAATTTTAATAGTCGAGGACGAGGTGACTTTAAACAAGACGATAGCGGAGGGCTTGATGGAGTTCGGCTATCAGACGGATACTTCCGAGAGCTTTAAGGACGCAGAGTATTATATCGGCATTAGAAATTATGATTTGGTGCTAACCGATTGGATGCTAGCTGACGGCAACGGCATCGATCTCATCGCATTAGTTAAGCAAAAATCCGCGCGCACCTCTGTCGTCGTGCTATCTGCAAAAGACGATAAAGAAAGCGAGATCAAAGCGCTTCGCGCTGGCGCGGACGATTTTATCAAAAAACCTTTCGACTTTGATGTTTTAGTAGCACGCCTCGAGGCTAGACTTCGCTTTGGCGGCTCAAATATCATCAAAATCGACGATCTCATCATCGATCCGGATGAGGAAAAGATCACATATCTAGGTCAAGAGATCGAGCTTAAGGGCAAGCCGTTTGAGGTGCTAACTCACTTGGCGCGCCACAGCGATCAGATCGTCAGTAAAGAGCAGCTATTAGATGCCATCTGGGAGGAGCCTGAGCTCGTTACGCCAAACGTCATCGAAGTCGCGATCAATCAAATCCGCCAGAAAATGGATAAGCCTCTAAATATCTCTACGATCGAGACCGTTCGCAGACGCGGATATAGATTTTGCTTTCCACAAAAAGCCTAA
- a CDS encoding YfhL family 4Fe-4S dicluster ferredoxin has protein sequence MSLLITKECISCDACREECPNEAIFEDEPIYIIDADRCCECVDDYSEPACIVVCPVECIITDPDNIETADELKYKHVHMEI, from the coding sequence ATGTCATTGTTGATTACAAAAGAATGCATCAGTTGCGACGCGTGCCGCGAGGAGTGCCCTAATGAAGCTATTTTTGAGGATGAGCCGATATACATCATAGATGCCGATCGATGCTGCGAGTGCGTAGATGATTATTCAGAGCCCGCTTGCATCGTGGTCTGCCCGGTCGAGTGTATCATCACCGATCCCGATAATATCGAGACGGCAGACGAGCTGAAATACAAACACGTCCATATGGAAATTTAA
- a CDS encoding metal-sulfur cluster assembly factor translates to MKVTKEQVYDALRAVVDPEVGFDVVSLGLIYDVAVDEANNAKVTMTLSTQSCPLHEMMVEWVRAGAESVEGIGEVEIDLVFEPMWNIDMAEDHVKEALGRF, encoded by the coding sequence ATGAAAGTAACGAAAGAGCAAGTTTACGACGCGCTTCGCGCCGTGGTGGACCCTGAGGTGGGCTTTGACGTCGTGTCGCTGGGGCTCATCTACGACGTAGCGGTAGATGAGGCGAACAACGCTAAAGTCACAATGACGCTATCGACTCAGTCGTGCCCGCTACATGAGATGATGGTGGAATGGGTGCGCGCAGGTGCCGAGAGCGTGGAGGGCATCGGCGAGGTGGAGATCGATCTCGTCTTTGAGCCGATGTGGAATATCGACATGGCGGAGGATCACGTCAAAGAAGCGCTCGGTAGATTTTAA
- a CDS encoding DNA methyltransferase → MKFNDIDLSNWHESDVWTDDLWLIKSREKSGKHENVYHGNFVPQVAYQLISRYTKKGETVLDPFCGSGTSLFECEKLGRKFIGLDINEQILNYVKAKMSSSPQDFFALNLCDNASISAKICIQNSLDFLGQKQVAFAIFHPPYYDIVRFTQNPADLSNCKSIDEFLIGFRKSCENSLNFLAKDRYFAVIIGDIYKNSEVVPLSFLCLDMIKRNFKTRLKGVIVKNIEGNRGKLGAGGIWRYRALKNDYYIFKHEYILVFKKEY, encoded by the coding sequence ATGAAATTTAACGATATTGATTTATCAAACTGGCACGAAAGCGATGTTTGGACGGATGATCTGTGGCTAATCAAAAGCCGCGAAAAAAGTGGAAAACATGAAAATGTCTATCATGGAAATTTTGTGCCGCAAGTAGCGTATCAGTTGATTTCTCGTTATACTAAAAAAGGCGAAACGGTTCTGGATCCGTTTTGCGGTAGTGGAACAAGTCTTTTTGAATGCGAAAAGTTAGGACGAAAGTTCATCGGACTTGATATAAATGAGCAAATTTTAAACTATGTAAAGGCTAAAATGAGCAGTAGCCCACAAGATTTTTTTGCTTTAAATTTATGCGACAATGCCAGTATCTCAGCTAAAATCTGTATACAAAATTCGCTTGATTTCTTAGGGCAAAAGCAAGTAGCATTCGCGATTTTTCATCCGCCGTATTATGATATTGTCAGATTTACCCAAAATCCGGCGGACTTATCAAACTGTAAAAGCATAGATGAGTTTTTGATTGGATTTAGGAAAAGTTGCGAAAATTCTTTAAATTTTCTAGCTAAAGATAGATACTTTGCCGTTATTATCGGTGATATTTACAAAAATAGCGAGGTTGTACCGCTATCGTTTTTATGTCTTGATATGATAAAAAGAAATTTTAAAACTAGACTAAAAGGTGTAATCGTAAAAAATATCGAGGGTAATCGCGGAAAACTTGGAGCGGGCGGAATTTGGCGGTATCGTGCATTAAAAAATGACTATTATATTTTTAAGCATGAGTATATTTTAGTTTTCAAAAAGGAATATTGA
- the polA gene encoding DNA polymerase I, with translation MQTITIIDTFGFFFRLYYAMSGLKTKDGKPSGMVSGFASFIANLSKEFKSDYIIFALDSKGKTFRSDIDPNYKTNRQAPPPALLQQLPVCIEMIEKMGLYSLGREGYEADDLIASVVKKHGATHKINIVTSDKDLYQLIGENVKIYSHGKKMLYGREECLQRYGVYPEQIVDFLAICGDSADNIPGVRGIGDKGAKKLLDEWGSLDGIYSNLDRLPQNKQREYLIEGKQSAYISKRLATLYDELEIPPLEDAKFPQQNPLFKIREILKDYALNRLLSALSLQEQNGLDLWGEGKGASAKSSVLGAGGKGSAAEPSRGGSILDAAVGGIDGQNSIPGGSSSIGQNSERAFKTPFEPVCITDAAELAKLCEGVGAETLVSFDTETTSIDSKSAKIVGFSFAFNEERAYYVPLAHSYLGAPAQISSDAAKAAIGSLFRGYVVGQNLKYDFEIVKNNFNIEPPARFADTMVLAWLLDPANAVGMDSISPRYLGYETVHFGDVVKKGETFASVELDAATIYASEDAWVTLRLYFKLKGLLEPALFKLAQELEFPFVRVLWQMQRCGIKIDTEMIRRLIARNEKSLRALTDEIYELCGEQFNINSPAQLGAVLFERLGLPAAKRTKTGYSTDESVLKDLTALHPAVGKILDYRELFKLQSTYCEPLLQLALADAQNRVRSNFLQTGTATGRLASKNPNLQNIPARGTFAKDVRDCFLADEGYSLISLDYSQIELRLLAHFSCDPALLAAFRADEDIHARTAISIFGDAQPAHRTIAKSINFGLIYGMGAGKLSDSLGIARAEAKGYIERYFAAFSTIKEFLQSIKSDAKADGYVSTLFGRRRYFDFANARNNMVYASYEREAVNTKFQGSAADIIKKAMVEISPLLNDEARLILQIHDELIFEVRDDLAQSFGERAQEIMQSAASLNVPLKTSLNIAKRWGELK, from the coding sequence ATGCAGACCATCACGATCATCGATACGTTCGGCTTTTTTTTCAGGCTCTACTACGCTATGAGCGGGCTTAAGACCAAAGACGGCAAACCCAGCGGCATGGTGAGCGGATTTGCGAGCTTTATCGCAAATCTTTCGAAGGAATTTAAGAGCGATTATATAATTTTCGCTCTGGATAGCAAAGGCAAGACCTTCCGCTCGGATATCGATCCGAATTACAAAACCAACCGCCAAGCCCCGCCGCCTGCGCTTTTGCAGCAGCTGCCCGTCTGCATCGAGATGATCGAAAAGATGGGGCTTTACTCTCTCGGGCGCGAGGGCTACGAGGCGGACGATCTCATCGCAAGCGTCGTTAAAAAGCACGGCGCCACGCATAAAATCAACATCGTTACCTCCGACAAGGACCTGTATCAGCTCATCGGCGAAAACGTTAAAATTTACAGCCACGGCAAAAAGATGCTTTATGGCAGAGAGGAGTGCTTGCAGCGCTACGGCGTCTATCCCGAGCAGATCGTGGATTTTTTGGCGATCTGCGGCGACAGCGCCGATAATATCCCGGGCGTGCGGGGCATCGGCGACAAGGGGGCGAAGAAGCTTTTAGACGAATGGGGCTCGCTCGATGGGATCTATTCAAATTTAGACCGCCTGCCGCAAAACAAACAGCGCGAGTATCTGATAGAAGGTAAGCAGAGCGCCTACATAAGCAAGCGCCTGGCTACGCTTTACGATGAGCTGGAAATCCCGCCTTTGGAGGACGCAAAATTTCCGCAGCAAAATCCACTTTTTAAAATCCGCGAAATTTTAAAAGATTACGCGCTAAATAGGCTTCTTTCGGCGTTAAGCCTGCAGGAGCAGAACGGACTTGATCTTTGGGGCGAGGGCAAAGGCGCAAGCGCAAAAAGCTCCGTTTTGGGCGCGGGCGGGAAGGGTTCCGCCGCAGAGCCGTCTCGCGGCGGATCTATCTTGGACGCTGCCGTAGGGGGGATAGACGGGCAAAATTCTATCCCGGGCGGCTCCTCTTCAATCGGACAAAATTCCGAGCGCGCTTTTAAAACGCCATTTGAGCCTGTTTGTATCACCGATGCCGCGGAGCTTGCGAAGTTGTGCGAGGGCGTGGGCGCCGAGACATTAGTGAGCTTCGATACGGAAACCACTAGCATCGACAGCAAAAGTGCCAAGATCGTGGGCTTTTCGTTTGCGTTTAACGAGGAGCGCGCCTACTACGTCCCGCTCGCGCACAGCTATTTGGGCGCTCCTGCTCAAATTTCTTCGGACGCGGCAAAGGCTGCGATTGGCTCGCTGTTTCGCGGATATGTAGTGGGGCAAAATTTAAAATACGATTTTGAGATCGTGAAAAATAATTTTAACATTGAGCCGCCTGCGCGCTTTGCCGATACGATGGTGCTAGCGTGGCTTCTCGATCCCGCAAACGCCGTGGGGATGGACTCTATCTCGCCGCGGTATCTGGGCTATGAGACTGTGCATTTCGGCGACGTCGTCAAAAAGGGCGAGACCTTCGCCTCCGTGGAGCTGGACGCCGCCACGATCTATGCGAGCGAGGATGCGTGGGTGACGCTGAGGCTGTATTTTAAGCTCAAGGGACTGTTAGAGCCCGCGCTTTTTAAGCTCGCGCAGGAGCTTGAGTTTCCGTTCGTGCGGGTGCTTTGGCAGATGCAAAGATGCGGCATCAAGATAGACACGGAGATGATAAGGCGCCTTATCGCGCGCAACGAAAAGTCCCTGCGAGCGCTCACGGATGAAATTTACGAGCTTTGCGGCGAGCAGTTTAACATCAACTCTCCCGCTCAGCTCGGCGCCGTGCTTTTCGAGCGGCTTGGGCTACCTGCGGCGAAGCGCACGAAGACGGGCTATAGCACCGACGAAAGCGTGCTGAAAGATCTTACGGCGCTGCATCCTGCGGTGGGTAAAATTTTAGACTACCGCGAGCTGTTTAAGCTGCAAAGCACCTACTGCGAGCCGCTGCTGCAGCTTGCTCTGGCCGATGCGCAAAACCGCGTCAGATCGAATTTCTTGCAGACTGGCACGGCCACCGGGCGGCTAGCGAGCAAAAATCCGAACCTGCAAAATATCCCCGCGCGCGGCACCTTTGCGAAGGACGTGCGGGACTGCTTTCTGGCAGACGAAGGCTACTCGCTGATCTCGCTTGATTACTCGCAGATCGAGCTGCGCCTGCTAGCGCACTTTTCGTGCGATCCTGCGCTTTTGGCGGCGTTTAGGGCAGATGAGGACATTCACGCTCGCACGGCGATCAGCATCTTCGGCGACGCACAGCCCGCGCACCGCACGATCGCAAAGAGCATAAATTTCGGCCTCATCTACGGCATGGGCGCGGGTAAGCTAAGCGATAGCCTAGGTATCGCGCGCGCCGAGGCGAAAGGCTATATCGAGCGCTATTTCGCGGCGTTTTCCACGATTAAAGAGTTTTTGCAAAGCATAAAATCGGACGCGAAAGCGGACGGCTACGTAAGCACGCTTTTTGGGCGCAGGCGCTACTTCGACTTCGCAAACGCGCGCAACAATATGGTCTACGCAAGCTACGAGCGCGAGGCGGTGAATACGAAATTTCAAGGCTCCGCCGCCGACATCATCAAAAAGGCGATGGTTGAGATTTCGCCGCTGCTAAACGACGAAGCGCGGCTAATATTGCAGATCCACGACGAGCTGATCTTCGAGGTGCGGGACGATTTGGCGCAGAGCTTCGGCGAGCGCGCGCAGGAGATAATGCAAAGCGCGGCGAGCCTGAACGTGCCCTTAAAGACGAGCCTAAACATCGCCAAGCGCTGGGGCGAGCTGAAGTAA
- a CDS encoding Ppx/GppA phosphatase family protein produces the protein MPKRVAVIDLGSNSARAVIFERTSRLGFFILAEHKIKIRLGEGAYENGGILTSEAMQKCLLAFKKFKTLVCNYKAKRVLCIGTSALRDAPNGTEFINLVRKQTGIAIRKIDGQMEAYLGAYAAQNLLSDFSEGVTLDIGGGSTELAYIKNGRIENKISLNLGTVRLKELFFDRGDTKGLEKYVNSAISQVGAEFRTQNLIVMGGSARALSGAVMSLQNHPLKIVHNFSYDYEKYAPFFAKLMSAKTLDLAKFPIKKDRYDTIREGAIIFDKIVRRLGVKKIITSGVGVREGAFLSSILRGANLPRGFNPSLRSLKDRFASEPSEAPKFAKALFCTLSPLHGLNEKYIKILQTAASLCEIGRAIGFYAKHETSADMVLGGLNYRTTHKEKALIAAIISMHGKRELGATFAPLSAILPDAAKLAWLSYILELARLLSENALKNLEFSFENSTLKISGADNLIMLKGSLKKLAKPAIFAIKFL, from the coding sequence ATGCCCAAGCGCGTCGCCGTCATAGATCTGGGCTCAAATTCCGCCAGAGCCGTGATTTTCGAGCGCACGAGTAGGCTCGGATTTTTTATCTTAGCAGAGCACAAGATCAAGATCCGCCTAGGCGAGGGCGCTTACGAAAACGGCGGAATTTTAACCAGCGAAGCGATGCAAAAATGCCTGCTGGCGTTTAAAAAATTTAAAACCCTCGTATGCAATTACAAGGCTAAACGCGTGCTTTGTATCGGCACCTCCGCGCTTCGCGATGCACCGAACGGGACCGAGTTTATAAATCTCGTCCGCAAGCAAACGGGCATTGCGATCCGCAAGATAGACGGGCAGATGGAGGCCTATCTGGGTGCCTATGCGGCGCAAAATTTGCTTAGCGACTTTTCCGAGGGCGTTACGCTGGACATCGGCGGCGGCTCGACCGAGCTTGCTTACATCAAAAACGGCAGGATAGAAAATAAAATTTCTTTAAATTTAGGCACGGTGCGGCTAAAGGAGCTGTTTTTCGACCGCGGTGACACAAAGGGGCTAGAAAAATACGTAAACAGCGCGATATCTCAGGTCGGCGCCGAGTTTCGCACGCAAAATTTAATCGTAATGGGTGGCTCTGCGCGAGCGCTTTCCGGCGCCGTGATGAGCCTGCAAAACCATCCGCTAAAGATCGTGCATAATTTCAGCTACGATTATGAAAAATATGCACCGTTTTTTGCCAAGCTGATGAGCGCAAAGACGCTTGATTTGGCAAAATTCCCGATCAAAAAAGACCGCTACGACACAATCAGAGAGGGCGCCATCATCTTTGATAAGATCGTAAGGCGCCTAGGGGTGAAAAAGATCATCACCAGCGGCGTGGGAGTGCGAGAGGGGGCGTTTTTAAGCTCGATTTTGCGCGGCGCAAACCTGCCTAGAGGCTTTAATCCGAGCCTAAGAAGCCTTAAAGATCGCTTTGCCTCCGAGCCTAGCGAGGCCCCGAAGTTCGCAAAGGCGCTGTTTTGCACGCTATCGCCGCTACACGGCTTGAATGAAAAATATATTAAAATTCTTCAGACCGCGGCATCGCTTTGCGAGATCGGGCGGGCGATCGGCTTTTACGCCAAGCATGAAACCAGTGCGGATATGGTGCTCGGCGGGCTGAACTACCGCACGACGCACAAAGAAAAAGCGCTCATAGCCGCGATCATCTCGATGCACGGCAAGCGCGAGCTGGGCGCTACGTTCGCGCCTTTGAGCGCGATTTTGCCCGATGCCGCCAAGCTTGCCTGGCTCAGCTACATTCTGGAGCTCGCGCGCCTTCTAAGCGAAAATGCGCTGAAAAATTTAGAATTTAGCTTTGAAAATTCCACTCTTAAAATCTCCGGCGCCGATAATTTGATAATGCTTAAAGGAAGCCTTAAAAAGCTCGCAAAACCCGCAATTTTTGCGATAAAATTCCTTTAA
- a CDS encoding sensor histidine kinase: MRITIFETPVQNLIQRAQKIVEVSVPPEKISSFLQDASGEYESKIIENESINKPKFIESSEDGRSYLQLHYPYDKDKILSIKADVSVYANIVNQILIDIILVNLTMIFLVVFYAMFLSRMLLMPIKLISQRLASVDEKFLKPIDAAEIPSEFSPLSNSINRLLERIETFILYQKELFIGIAHELKTPLAVMKTKNEVTLIKPRESEKYIEALKNNNDSIDSMNKMISSILEIGRQEGAQFEAPEQTDMIAYLRELCVGFKILARTAGKDLTMDLKPEQLEISVQKSLFMHVIQNFIQNAIKFSPDGEKVLIESEISDGNFIVRVANKGEPLNEEIDYFAPFKRYGGKPGAGLGLFLAKNAAQAMGAQVDLKNDEARLLIVAIFKLPLKNLRNSPKFRYFKTK, translated from the coding sequence ATGAGAATTACCATCTTCGAAACTCCCGTTCAAAATTTAATCCAAAGAGCACAAAAAATCGTAGAGGTCTCCGTGCCGCCTGAGAAAATTTCATCTTTTTTACAAGACGCATCCGGTGAATACGAAAGCAAAATCATCGAAAACGAAAGTATCAATAAACCTAAATTTATCGAAAGCTCCGAGGATGGTAGGAGCTATTTACAGCTGCACTATCCCTACGACAAGGATAAAATTTTAAGCATCAAAGCAGACGTGAGCGTCTATGCAAACATCGTAAATCAAATACTCATCGACATCATTTTGGTAAATTTGACGATGATATTTTTGGTGGTGTTTTACGCGATGTTTCTTTCGCGCATGCTACTAATGCCGATTAAGCTGATCAGCCAAAGGCTCGCTTCGGTGGATGAAAAATTTCTAAAGCCGATCGACGCAGCGGAAATTCCAAGCGAATTTAGCCCGCTTTCAAACAGCATAAACCGCCTACTTGAGCGCATTGAAACTTTCATTTTGTATCAAAAAGAGCTTTTTATCGGCATCGCGCACGAGCTTAAGACTCCGCTGGCGGTGATGAAAACCAAAAACGAAGTCACGCTAATTAAGCCGCGCGAGAGCGAGAAATATATCGAGGCGCTTAAAAATAACAACGATTCGATCGATAGTATGAATAAGATGATCAGCTCCATTCTGGAGATTGGACGGCAGGAGGGGGCGCAGTTTGAGGCACCCGAGCAGACCGATATGATCGCGTATCTACGGGAGCTATGCGTGGGCTTTAAAATTTTAGCGCGTACGGCGGGCAAGGACTTGACGATGGATCTTAAGCCCGAACAGCTTGAAATTTCGGTGCAGAAAAGTCTCTTTATGCACGTGATTCAAAATTTTATCCAAAACGCTATAAAATTTTCTCCGGACGGCGAAAAGGTACTGATCGAGAGCGAAATTTCGGACGGAAATTTCATAGTGCGGGTCGCAAACAAAGGCGAGCCGCTTAACGAAGAGATCGATTATTTTGCTCCTTTTAAACGCTACGGCGGCAAACCGGGAGCCGGGCTCGGGCTATTCTTAGCCAAAAATGCTGCTCAAGCGATGGGTGCGCAAGTAGATCTTAAAAACGATGAAGCGCGCTTGCTAATCGTCGCAATTTTCAAGCTTCCGCTAAAAAATTTAAGAAATAGCCCGAAATTCCGCTATTTTAAAACAAAATGA
- a CDS encoding DUF91 domain-containing protein — protein MTTHVFIVDYNTFKYHLEYMFAGTGAGDNFIDFNNVGTTNLHYATENNLLGMIADISRIRIGDNVIFYLQQNYFKGINEGKFYGIFRVKSLGFLDNNDGLQFLMDRLQKSLIFRILIEPLEVYTNGVTEWEALDEIKNIHSPNQMLWSLIYRKLKGNRGNTMITIYEFERLRQLIRERSNCVPLIGSNFTFNLHTQQIVQTQQCNIYSGRIEPIRILSRLLAKYKKGQQFEAHLQAYILQNIEKIFNSDSDFEWIGNEVSCGVGMQRIDIMLSKINGINKICIPIELKSSEAYHGITHQIQRYVDWIKQYYLPNRPSDLVSVLVSRQILNKNSSSYNKLISEFMDFNIKNSLKLRYIEFTILNDQISFNEIAY, from the coding sequence ATGACTACACATGTTTTTATAGTTGATTATAATACATTTAAATATCACCTTGAATATATGTTTGCGGGAACTGGTGCTGGGGATAATTTTATAGATTTTAATAACGTTGGTACTACAAATTTACACTATGCGACTGAAAACAATTTGCTTGGAATGATTGCAGATATAAGCAGAATTCGTATTGGTGATAATGTTATTTTCTATTTGCAACAGAATTATTTCAAAGGTATCAATGAGGGTAAATTTTATGGCATTTTTAGAGTAAAGAGCCTTGGCTTTTTAGATAATAATGATGGATTGCAATTTTTGATGGATAGATTACAAAAATCGCTTATCTTTAGAATTTTAATTGAACCTTTGGAGGTCTATACAAATGGTGTTACTGAATGGGAGGCGCTTGATGAGATAAAAAATATACATTCGCCGAATCAAATGCTTTGGAGTTTGATATATAGGAAATTAAAAGGTAACCGTGGAAATACGATGATTACTATTTATGAATTTGAGCGTTTGCGACAGCTTATTAGAGAAAGAAGTAATTGTGTTCCCCTTATCGGTTCAAATTTTACCTTTAATTTGCATACACAGCAAATCGTTCAAACTCAACAATGCAATATTTATAGTGGTAGAATCGAGCCTATCCGTATTTTGTCACGACTTTTAGCAAAATACAAGAAAGGGCAACAGTTCGAGGCTCATCTGCAGGCTTACATTTTACAGAATATAGAGAAAATTTTTAATTCAGATTCAGATTTTGAATGGATAGGCAATGAAGTCTCTTGCGGAGTAGGTATGCAACGAATAGATATTATGTTATCAAAAATAAACGGTATTAACAAAATTTGTATACCTATAGAATTGAAATCAAGCGAAGCCTATCACGGTATAACTCATCAAATTCAAAGATATGTTGATTGGATTAAACAATATTATCTTCCGAATCGTCCGTCCGATTTAGTATCAGTATTAGTATCTAGGCAAATTTTAAATAAGAATTCTTCAAGTTACAATAAATTAATATCAGAGTTTATGGATTTTAATATCAAAAATAGTTTGAAATTAAGATATATAGAATTTACTATCTTAAATGATCAAATATCTTTTAATGAGATAGCTTATTAA
- a CDS encoding peptidase M50, which translates to MNITTFSPPFRIVGGYFICGFIFLLLSAASFLKADFGAIQAPQTASFFHVFLLGFVISIIIGALYQLTSVIIQKEFFTVKFVFLNLFAYAAGVALLSAGLLLSSIPLMHAGGGILLLSLFYFTICYALSFIGTPKWSFPAVALAISAAFLAVGISLGFALVLALSGVEIFGVYFSEILSYHIYFVLGFVFFVIVGAACVLLPMFSLAHDLSFALAKTSLALYLLAGLFLLKDFGIFIAFAALASFAAQAIYILARRVRKAIDYWNLNVYISLAALGFSAAFWLMGRADLAAFWLLYGFLFAFIVAHLYKIAPFLIWYHYVSPFVGKRKIPMLDDMIIKKIAYAACVPNVLALACASFGALTPAVILQAASIILVLINIVNIFNYIKFGEEK; encoded by the coding sequence ATGAATATCACGACATTTTCGCCGCCGTTTCGGATCGTAGGCGGCTATTTCATCTGCGGGTTTATCTTTTTGCTTCTAAGCGCGGCGAGCTTTTTAAAGGCCGATTTCGGCGCGATCCAAGCGCCGCAGACGGCGAGCTTTTTTCACGTATTTTTGCTCGGATTCGTAATCAGCATAATCATCGGAGCGCTCTATCAGCTTACCTCCGTCATCATCCAAAAGGAATTTTTCACCGTCAAATTTGTGTTTTTAAATCTCTTTGCTTACGCTGCGGGCGTGGCTCTGCTAAGCGCGGGATTGCTGCTTTCAAGCATCCCTTTGATGCACGCAGGCGGCGGCATTTTACTGCTTAGCCTATTTTATTTTACGATCTGCTACGCGCTAAGCTTCATCGGCACGCCCAAATGGAGCTTCCCTGCCGTAGCGCTTGCGATCTCGGCTGCGTTTTTGGCGGTAGGGATCAGCCTTGGCTTCGCGCTCGTGTTAGCGCTTAGCGGCGTGGAGATTTTTGGAGTGTATTTTTCAGAAATTTTATCCTATCACATATACTTCGTGCTGGGCTTTGTATTTTTCGTCATCGTAGGCGCTGCGTGCGTACTGCTGCCGATGTTTAGCTTGGCGCACGATCTAAGCTTCGCACTAGCAAAAACTTCACTGGCGCTGTATCTGCTCGCGGGGCTGTTTTTGCTAAAAGACTTTGGAATTTTCATCGCATTTGCCGCGCTTGCGAGCTTTGCGGCTCAGGCGATCTATATCCTGGCTAGGCGCGTGCGAAAAGCGATCGATTATTGGAATTTAAACGTCTACATCTCGCTGGCGGCTTTGGGATTTAGCGCGGCGTTTTGGCTCATGGGTCGCGCGGATTTGGCGGCGTTTTGGCTGCTATACGGCTTTTTGTTCGCCTTCATCGTCGCGCACCTTTATAAAATCGCGCCCTTTCTCATCTGGTACCACTACGTCTCGCCCTTCGTCGGCAAGCGCAAAATCCCTATGCTAGATGATATGATAATCAAAAAGATCGCCTACGCAGCCTGCGTGCCGAACGTCTTAGCGCTTGCATGCGCGAGCTTTGGAGCGCTAACGCCTGCGGTGATCTTGCAAGCGGCAAGCATAATTTTGGTGCTAATCAACATCGTAAATATCTTTAACTACATAAAATTTGGAGAGGAAAAATGA